The window cttgtggcaAATATTGGACATTGCTCCCTGCAATGTACTTGTCTGCTGTTATTTATCACTTTTCTATGTGTGAATTTTCGGCGGAAATCCAGCCAAGGTGGCGATTGGCATAAGACATTGCCTGCGATGCAGgcgacccgggttcgattctcactcaCAGCTGCATTTACGAACATAAATGCCAGAGTAGCAAAGAATTGGTaagagtgagaatcgaacccgaGCCCAATTCGTTCTCAATCAGTGTCTTTAACCATTCGACCACCAACGCTTTGCCCGTAAaaaattggaagtcatatttaacctgttttttgacAATCTGCCGAATACGAGTGACTGAAAATCGGAGATATACATTCTGAGACAAAACGTTGACATCAGCTCATTGGTCTAATGAATAGAGTAAGCGACTACGGTGTGGAAGGTCCGGGTACGATCCCTGGCCAGTCACTTTTCTGTTTGAAGGACGCGTCTAAAttaatttttaactttttttgtgcgcaattacgtcacttccgaaaaactatttaaagaggAAGTAATTGCGCAGTCGTCCTCTTTCATTGAATGGAAGCTTTGCGTCGCTCCACGCTGGAAAGCCAAAGTAAGTATTCTCAAGtctgttcactttttatttgagactaatttacatttctgttgttttaacagctcacatgtggaaaaagaagtAAGTAAGTACTTTAAATACTTCAAATCAACCTCGAAAATACTTAATGGTCTACTTTCTTCCCACAGGTTGCAATCGGTAAGCATTCTGCCAGCTGATccacttggcaccaaaaatggctgttaaccatactttttgactctttctccttttcttttgcaggcCACTTCCAAGATGTCCGACCCTGCAGGTGAGTACAGGTGAAACGAGCAAACAATTGATCCACGTGCAAATCTAACTGTCTATGTATCTATTCCAGAAGGCGAAAGTAGAGTAACAAAGTTTAAGTTATGACTTACCATGTCCAATTTTGACTCCTGTCTTTGATTCTTGCAGTTGGATTTCATCCACGACGACGTCCACTAGGTTGGTGCACACTGCAACACAAAATGGCGGACGTAAACATTGTCCAACTTTGACGTCTTTTTGTGCGACGCTTCTGAACTATGATTTTTACCTTTCTTTTACTGACTAGTTTCCTCGTGTCCACCGGAGGGTGCTGCAGCTCAAGGTGACTGAAGCAGAATTCTCCTGGCTTGATTGCACTGCAAAGGTGAGTGAATGTGCACCATTAAGACGGTAAACAAGACTGAATGAAATGCTCACCCACTTTCTTCTGTGCAGACTCATTCCAGTGAAGACGCCATTTTGGAGACCCACCTTGACCCGCCCCAACTGCTGCACCTGTGAGACAACGAGTTGATTATCTTCATTGTTGCATTCtgccaataaaatacaaaggaCAATCAGTTTTGACTCCTTGTAAACTTATACTCGtgacaattgttttaaattcaaTGTTATTCTTTCACAGTTGCAGTCCAAATGATGCCCTCCTGCTCAATTCTTAAAGTGACATGTCGCATCATGCTAAGGTAAGTCTTAACGCCGTTTGCACACTTATTTGAATGCActtttaacttactttttttgtctttaagtcTCCACACTCTGCTCCGGTGCGACTCCTACTGGTTGGAAGAAGAACTTAAAGACCTCTCACTTTGGACTTCACATCTGGACTTTTGctctgaaacaaataaaaataaatatggacaCAAAAACTTTctttgttttatattattttatttatgataatatttgttttataattatttaaaatttttatAACACTTTCTAAGAATAGGTGGGGCTATGCAAATGACTAGCCAAGAGCAAT is drawn from Stigmatopora argus isolate UIUO_Sarg chromosome 20, RoL_Sarg_1.0, whole genome shotgun sequence and contains these coding sequences:
- the LOC144066091 gene encoding uncharacterized protein LOC144066091 gives rise to the protein MQATRVRFSLTAAFTNINARVAKNCRPLSLNGSFASLHAGKPNSHVEKEVSKYFKYFKSTSKILNGLLSSHRLQSATSKMSDPAVGFHPRRRPLVSSCPPEGAAAQDSFQ